A window of Nicotiana sylvestris chromosome 8, ASM39365v2, whole genome shotgun sequence genomic DNA:
tttttgaAGCTTCTTGGTGAAAATCTTAGGGCCACCCTCTGAGACTAACgataaacttcaaattttcacaagTGTTTATAGTCCAACGGTTAGGATAAATTGTCTTCCAAGCAATAAACTTTAAATCTTACAATTGCATTACCACTGGTAGCTTATCATGGAAATCGAGAAGGATAAGCAGCCACTCCTGGAACAGAGAGTACAATGGAAATCGAGAAGGATAAGCAAGCTGATAGAAAGAGAGCAGAAAGGAGTCCTATCTTGTTGTCTATGTTACATGGATCCTTCATTTTCCATTACCTGTGTATGACAATTGTGATAAGGTGCGGCTATTTCATGCTGATTTTTCAAAATACACCTAAAATTAGTGAAAAGCTTGACATACCCTTCCCGGATACTTTCGGACACCCTGCACTAGATACGTATCCACAAACAAATCCATGTAACATAGCTTGTTATAGTCAAGAGAACTTTACCACTTCACTTTGATTTATAATTCAGTCTGAAAATGTATAAACATTTGGAGATCTTCAGGTTCATGCATGCCTTGTACTCAAGTAGCAGTTTCTTAGCATGTTTGTTACATCAACTGTCCGACGGGAAGGCCTTTTTAATATGTAGTTGGAGAGGAAGGCATTAGGAAAACACAGTCAATTGTTTAGTGATTCGTCTGTTGATGGATTATATAATATACTTTCTTCATATCTTGTGTTCAAGCTCCATAAGAACGAGGTTTAACTATAAGTCTAACCTAAATCTTCAAGCAACTGGAGAACTtcaagatattttttttttttttttttttgaagagcTAGAGAACTTCAAGATATTTTACAAATCATATATCTAACAAGGAGAAAGAGAAAGTTCACAAGATAATTAGAAATTTAGAATTACACTTATTTGAACAACAGAAACATCCCAGATATACAAGCAACTATTTCAAAATAGCAAATTTGAAACCAGAGGACAAAAGGTGTTTTAGAATAAGCAAATTTTTAAACTAGTTCAAATAAGTAGTCTAGCTATTTAGATTATTAGTTGAGGAAAATGCTTATCACCTTAATTGATATCCTCTATAACACACTCATCGCAGCTCATAGAGATAACTGCAGATAGGTCCTTAGCATCCTAGATAGGAAGCCAAATCATTATGTACTCATTGAGGCTGGTGCAGAGACATACCGAATACTAAAACATCAGCTAGAAAACTAAAGTTTTGAGAGCTCCATACCTTAGATATGGAGCCAAATACACAAGAGCATAAACAGCGTAACGCTGCTTCCCTGTATCCAACCACGCGAAAACCCAACTCTACAAAGTAAAACATGAAATCAATCGATTAACCTCACCTCAATCTCAAATTAGTTAGGATCAGTAATATGCATCCTCTAAATAGATTAATTACTTTTACACAGAGGCGGATCCAAGATTTAAATTTTATGTATTTCTGAATTCTAGGATAGCGACCTCAAGTGGTAGTAACTAAATTACGAATTTAATTTTTGCACATAATTAGTAGATTTCTTAACATATATACAAGCTCTGCCCCTGCTATTACGTTATTGTCAAACCAGCTAAAACCTCAACTCTAAACCCTAAACGTGAATCGAGAACAAATGAATGAATACGCGACGAGAAATCTCACCATCCAATTAAAATACGGAATGAAGCTGATAATTCCCATAACAGCAAACCTCGCATCAGCAGAATCAATCACGGAGTCGCCGTCGTCATCCTCCGTGTAAGTAGTCGGGAAAACCAACGAGCTGAAAATGCAAGCACCGATAGCGACGGCGATTGGCGCGTCGTTTGCAAACTCTGCCCTACAAGTTCCATTTCTCAACCTTCTCTACAAAAAATCAAATAACACAATAAAATGACATCGTCATTAAGTTAACATAAACAAGCTAGTATTTAAGTTAAGCTGAGATTAGAGAAATGGAAATAGTACTTAAGTTAAATTACCAGATTAAGTTTTTTGTGGAGGCGAGCTCGATATAGAGGTAGAAGAGTTGGTAAAAGAGAAGATCGTAAGGATTTTGGTGAAGTTGGAAGAAGTACTGCTGACGTGGAAGTAAGAGGAATCATCGTCGGAGATGGTGGACGGCGACGGTATCATCTAACGTGTGCCGGCGAGGGGTTAGGTGATCGGCGCAGGTTAAGGTTATGGAGTTAGGAAAAGGTTCATGAATCCTGCGCGTTTTGAGAACGGTGCCCAAAGTGTTAAGGAAGTCGCTGGAAGTATAGCACATTCGAGTAAGCGTATTATAAGTCGCAATTAACTAATGCTATTTATAAGTCGCAATTGACTAATGCGATTTATAAGTCGCAACTTTAAGGCCCCTTATAAGTCGCAATGGACTAATGCGATTTATAAGTCGCAACTATAAAGCACTTTATAAGTCGCTATTTATAAGTTGCAATTACTGAATGCAACTTATAAGGCCCATACATCTATTCCGAGTTATGAGTCGCATTTTCTACTGCTGTCTAAGCGGCGTATGTCAAATGTGATTATGGTTACTAATCAGTTTTATTAGTTATATatagattttattttcaaaattttaattcttcTAGATAAAAGATCGATAATttatctatttatactatattaaaagtacgaaggccCTTAACGAAATGTAGTTCGtctttttaaccttttaaaatatagttcacattggacaaaatagtcattagatcattctcctaatatttagaaataattatttaattatttttttaatatataggAGCATTTACTTAATTAGGAGtattcatttaattattttccttatatttagaatttactttttttaattctaGAATTCATGTACTTTTCGATCCAAACTAGGAAAGTTTCATCCACTTTGTAAGGTTTTGTTTTATTAATAAAGTTTTTAAAATTTCAACTCCACTCAGATTAGGAGTACTAtattaaagagaaaaaaatattttaaaaaagggATTTAAAGGAAACAGGTGAAAGATCTCATGCATGTCAACAACGATGGGATTTTGTTCTTATTTCTGGCTTTTGTTTCATTCACTTAACTATTATAGTGTTTGTACAATTCGTATAGCTTAATTATTGTAGTGTCTGTACAATTCGTATAGCATTAGAAAACATCCAATTAagaatttaaataatattttaatttattgacttcaaaatattagacatcaataataataaaacaaggaTTGAAATAACTCTTAAAATAGTATTTGTATATATGACACAAGAATAAATGTTATTTTTACTAAaagtaataatagtaataatgtATTAATAAATACATATAGATTATATAAATAATGTATTTGGTATTCTGTATTATTTTTAGAATGTATAATGTATAATTAGGTAAATGACGGATAAAACAAATGAATTGCAAATATTATAATTCTGTGATTCCACAAAGGTGTTTGTTGAACAAGTTTTATTCCAAAAACATCTAATACTGTActataaattaaaataattatttaatttttaatatttaaaactttaaaactttaaaattatctaaaattttattaaaattttctATTTGAATTAAGTAGGACTCCTAATAttagaaatttaaaattgaataagaTTTTGCTTGCGTTGTAATATCTATCtatttatctatactatattaaaacatAAAGGCTttcatttaattttattttataactcaaggcagataaatttaatatttatataatttttaagaATTTTATGTTCATTGATATggatacacgcgcaacgcgcgtaccctatgactagtactatattaaaagcacgaaggaccTTAgagaaatgtcgttcgccttttttaccctttaaaaataaatttagcATTGGACATAGTAGTAATTtaactatttttataatatttaggaatttgaattcaAGTAGAATCTTACATATTAAAACCTTCCTTATTTAACATACAATATATGGAATataatatttaggattttaaaattaattaattctaCCTAATAAAaactttttcaaattaaaactaTTACAAGAAACCTTAAATCATTAACGTGGTGGTAAACAAAAACACTTTTTTATGAGGTGTATTTTGAATCCAAGTTTATGTGACATTCAAATATTcaatcagataataaatatagTTGATTTTATTCGGTTGAATATTTCAATAATTCGTAGGCAAAACAATAGCATTTTGGTCCGGACTAGAATATGTTGAGCATTGTGGTAAGTTTACTCATTCGTATaatgtttatttattttacaaattaAAATTAGAATCTATAGCTCATTATTCACATTTTAGTATTCTTGTGAAGGATAAAAGGAAATCAAGGTTCAATATATGTGGTTTTTGCTTTAACTTTTTCATTCATATTTTCGTTCAATTgtttatgtttattttattaattagttGACGTGTATACATATGTTTGAGTATTATATATATCTCACTACAATTATGATGTTCGTCTAATTCTTTTATGGTATAGGTGTTGTAGGATCAAATTAATAATGAAGAAAAGGATTGGATGATGAGAAGAAAGacaaccaaaaaaaagaagaagaataagtaTAGTTAGAATCAAGCAACCAagagtaataataataacaataaggaattaaaagcacgaaggtctttagcgaaatatcgttcaccTTTTTTTATCTTTTAAGAATATATTTATATTGGACAAAATAGTAACTTTACTTATTTTCTTTATATGCAGGAATAatcattaattatttttctaatattaggGACAAACATTTAATTAATagcctaatatttaggactttgatatgaaaaattatataattatcTTTTTGTTGTGAAATTTTTTGTATAAGAGTCCTTGATGTgctctatttattttttttaagttttaggTTTAgtgttgtttattttctttttcttttcaattttcttcgTATAAGTTATGTAATTTGATTATACAATGAGCTAGAATAATTTACTCATTTTCTAATCTGTTTAAAATAATTCATATagtatttattataaattaaaagattaaatCAGTTgcattttatttttgtaaaaaaaaattattattttctatcAATTTGTTAATCCTGTTTGAGTCTTCTAAAATGAACTAAGGAATAACTTTTCAAAATAATTCTTAAGTTTTCAAGGATTATATGTGATtgctgaaattgaaaaagaagcaTGATAACTTATGAATTTAAAATGattgaattaaaaaattaaaataaatttttagTTAAATATATTGACTAATGATTGAGAACTTGTACGAAGATTCATCATTTTAGGAAAAATTAACTTttattttatcactcaaacataatattttaatgtattatttatatagtattttatAGTTCTTTCTTATTGAGATAgtgtacacgcgcaaagcgcgtatcGTAAGACTAGTTGTGACTTAAATTCCTCTGATAGTAACCCATGTATAATTAATAATTGTCAATTTCTTTGATACTTCCAAATTCTCTTTTTTAACTTCAACTTCAAAatctccttcttttttttggttgaTGCATGTGTACTAAATAGTGATTTTGAATCATTTTAGACCTTCAATAAATATGTGTCATGCTATATTGAAAAATAATTCGTTGCACTGTGTAGGAATATTTTTCTGTGGGATAAATCATTCTCTATCAAAAAATATAAATGAAGagtaaattttgaaaagaaaaatctaGATGAAACTAATTAGGAAGTCCAAATAGGAATTAAAAGGGAAAATTTTGAGGAATGTTTGTATTAGCGACATAAATCGCACTCGACATTTCATAATCTCATTCAACAAACGCGAGTAATAAGCCGCAACCAACGATTGCGACTTATAAATGGCTGGCAACTTATCACCTGTATTTTTGAGGGCTTCGTCTTTATCCTTATCTTGTACCCTACAAATGCCTTTTGCATATTAGCACACCATTGAAACTGACAGAGCCAAAAATGCATGTTTTGCGGGAAAATTCCAAATAGTGCAACTTTTGAACAAACATACGATGGttaaagtagcaacaaggaaaggACGTAAACCTAAAATGATGTCCAAAAGCATAATTATTCACTGTAGATGTTTGTTTTACCAACCAAAGAAAAAGTAGATTTTGAATCTAATCAACAAACTATCAGTTTTCCAAATTATTTCTAAACTTTGTTTAATAGCATTTAGGTTTGTGCAGCTTAACGTAACATCACCATTCAAGGAAATAAATACCAACTAGTTTGATTTTTAAAAAATACAGCTAGCGGGTATACACTACACTTCCCTAAATATAAGACCATAAGATAGAAAAAACTAAGGAACACCTTCAGAAGTTTAACTGGTTTGATGCCACGAAAAAGTAAACTTTTAAAACGATAATAGATACAAAATTATGTCACAAGTGAACTAATAAGAAAGGAGAGAAATGAAATTATGTCAGGCATCGACCAGCTTGAGGGATGCTCGAGAAGCTATAAGCATTATTGAATACATTCATGGTCACATTGATTGATATATGTTACAAAATTACAACTTAATTTTGCAATTCAGATTACAACATAAACTAAGCATCTACAATTAAAATGGATGGAAGTGAATCCCCAACCCCCACCCTCACCCTCTGCCTTCCTCTCCCGGCCGAGCCTTCTCCGCGATCTTCTATATCTAAATAAATAATCCCTTTCATTGGAAGATGTGAATCTGCACAAGAAGCTTGTTTTCAGCTCGTACTCATCAAACAAATGAAGAAACTATCTATCCACTGGTTATTTTGCTTATTGTCACTTGGAGATGGCTTCTTCCATATGAGCTATTCAACTAGGACAAGCGCATGATTCAGCGACATAAGAATAGTACAGTCTGCCTCTTCCTATACCTTTACCTGCAAAAGCGAACGACATTGATAAAATCCATCAAGGCATTTACCTGCGAGAGAAGATTTCAAAACTGTCGGCTATAGCAACATCAAATAGACACCTGAATATACACAGTGTTTACACTTGAAAAGTATCATTTGGCATCACGATTCCAATTCTCTTCTGTCCCCATCCTCTCCGCAATTTGACATGGCATTTAACCGCTGTTGCAACTGGTAGCAGATGAGAAATCATTGTTAATAAATGAGCAAACACTGAGATACTGTTAATAAACCTCTTCCGTTCGTCCGTCCCTCCCTACTTTCTTTCAATTGTTGTTACTTTAGGCCTAGCTTTTGAACCTGAACTTCATCAAGTAAAAGAGATATCTCCACGCCATTGGTGTTCTtttagttattattattatttatgaaAACATTCCCCATAATTGCTTTTTCTCATGTTTGGGAGGAAAAGAAATGTTTTAAGAATTTTGGAGACAATAAgcccagtgaaatcccacaagtggggtctggcgAGGGTgaagtgtacgcagaccttaccccaacctaatgaaggtagagaggctgtttccgtaAGACCCCCGGCTAAAAAGAAGTGAAGTCATATTTTTGCAACAA
This region includes:
- the LOC104235623 gene encoding uncharacterized protein, coding for MIPLTSTSAVLLPTSPKSLRSSLLPTLLPLYRARLHKKLNLRRLRNGTCRAEFANDAPIAVAIGACIFSSLVFPTTYTEDDDGDSVIDSADARFAVMGIISFIPYFNWMSWVFAWLDTGKQRYAVYALVYLAPYLRTNLSLSPEDSWLPIASILLCIFHIQLEVSIKNGDFQALNKLTGTGEELSSVSRKKDDRISEEEETNDHKNLPSAQEESRDEIRRWKISRRPSGDPEHLNEDEDLSGRKH